CATGCAAAACATCAACGACTCCGTGGAGGCTCGTGAGCTTGACTTCATCAGCCTCTACATGCTTGTGGCCGAAGAGCCAACGACTGTGGATCAAGCCCTCAAGCAACGCTGTTGGTGTCAAGCTATGGAGGATGAATTGTGCTCCATTGAAGACAACAAAATGTGGGAGCTTGTCTATCTTCCGACTGGACATCGGACAATTGGGCTCAAGTGGTTTTCAAGCTTAAGAAGGATCCCCAAGGGCACGTCGTGAAGCACAAGGCTCGGTTTGTCATGAAAGGCTACACCCAACAGCAAGGAGTTGATTTCGATGAGGTCTTCGCGCCAGTGGCTCGCATGGAGACTGGCCGGGTGCTACTCGCGCTGGCAGCATACTCTGGCTAGCAAGTCCATATATGGATGTGAAGTCAGTGTTCGTCAATGACGATTTGATGAAGGAGGTCTACGTCCGGCAACCTCCCTGCTTCATCGACCCCGACTGCGAGCACATGGTGTACCGGCTGCACAAAGCTCTGCATGGGCTGAGGCAGGCACCGTGGACGTGGAATGCAAAGCTAGACGACGCGCTGCTCTAGCTTGGCTTCAAGCGCAACCCCTTGGAGCATGCAGTATATCGAAGATCAGATGGTGACACCCTCCTACTCGTAGGAGTGTATGTCGacgacctcatcatcatcgggTCCTCGGTCGGCGCCATCGACTATTTCAAGCTGCAGATGAAAAGAGTCTTCAACATGTGTGATCTTTGTTTGCTGGCATACTACCTCGGGATGGAGGTGAAACAAGAAGCCAGAGGAATTTCTCTTTGTCAGAGCAGCTATGCAGGCAAACATTTTGAATTGGTTGTCCTGGCTGATTGCAATTCATGCATGACACTGATGGAGAGCAAGGTGACGCTGACAAAGAAGGAGGACGCTGCTGCAGTGGATGCCACCAAGTACTGGAGTATTGTTGGGAGCTTGCGCTACCTGGTGAATACCAGGGTTGCCATAGCCTTTGCAGTAGGCTTGGTCAGTCGGTTCATGGAGCCTCCAACAGTACTTCACATGGCAGCTGTGAAGCATATGCTCAGGTATGTGAGGGGGACATTGGGTTTTGTCTGTTGTTATAGGCATCTTGAGGAAACAGAGGTGAAATTAGTAGGATACTCTGACAATGATTTTGCCAGTGATGCTGATGACCGAAGAAGCACTTCAGGGGAAGTATTTTTCCTTGGAAGAAGTTTGATTACTTGGGCTTCACAAAAACAGAAGATTACTGCTCTCTCCTCGTGTGAAGCTGAATACATCTCGGTAGCCATAGCAGCGTGTCAAGGGATTTGGCTCAGCAGACTGATCAGTGACCTAACTGGAGCTGAACCAATGAAGTTTTGGTTGCTTGTTGACAACAAATCAGCAATTGAGCTCTGCAGGAACCCAATACATCATGACCGGAGCAAGCATATTGACactcatttttattttattcgaGAATGTGCCAATGAAGACAAGGTTGACATCGAGCATGTTCGCATCGAAGATCAAGTTGCAGACATCCTGACAAAATCACTCAGATGTGTGAAGTTTGCTGAACTACGACAGAAGATGGGCGTGGTCGAAGTAAAGATGGCATGATTAGGGGGGTGATTTGTAAGGATGGTTAATCATGTCAATAGCGTGTCAAAATAAACTTAGTATGGGTCAGTCAGGACTTCTGCGTCGTAGTCTCTTAGCAGGTCTGTTAGGAAGCGGAGTCTACTAGCCGGTCAGTTAGGAGCTAGTTGTTCATGGCCATGAAACTCGGATGTGGGATGGAACATTCAGAGATCATGGCTGAAGAGTCAGGCGAGTGGCCCATGTAATCACGTTCTCATTTTGCTTCTTAAATAGATCAGAAAAGCCCGTTGTAAGGGGTGAGGTAGAACCAAAAAGAAAACCAGGCTGAGTTCAGTGCGCTCTGAGCTTCTTGATTGATCCAGCGCATGTGTTGGTGCGAGTCCAAATGAGaggtgtgtgcgtgtgtgtgtgtgtttgaaGCTCAAGGCGAGTGGTCTGCATGCGTTTAGTGTGTGCGTTTTTGCATGGAATTTGATGGGTTGTGGGATGGCCCAACCTTCCAGAAGATCTCCTCATGTTAGTGGTGAATAAGACGACGACTAAGCAAGTGTGGGACTACCTCAAGACGAGGTTCATCGGCGCAGATCGAGTGAAGAACACGCGGATGCAGAAATTGAAAAGTGAGTGCGACGTCATGCACATGAATGAAGGTGAGTCCCTCGACCAGTATGCCGATCGGCTCACTGCCATGTCTATCAAGTACTATAGCCTTGGTGGGACGTTGAACAACGCCACGCTTGTGAAGAAGCTGTTCGACGCGGTGCCAGAACGGTTTACCAGTGTGATAGCCGGCATCAAGCAGTTCTACAACCTTGACACCTTATCATTCGAGGAGGCTGTTGGACGGCTCAAGATGTACGAGGAGCGGATGCAGAAAAAGGGCACTAGTGGCGGTGGGCACGCTAAAGGCCAGGTGCTTCTCACTCAGTCAGAGTGGGAAGCGCGTTCCAAGAAGGACGGTGGGGACAAGTCGTCATGCCAAAATAACAATTTTTCCGCAGACGGTGGAAATCGCGGTTGGGGCAGCTGTGGACGTGGTAGAGGTCGTGGCCGAGGTGGACGCGGCAACTCGCCACGCAAGGATGGCACTGGTGGCTTGGGCGGTGGCGGCCGTTCcaagagccacatcaagtgctacaattgtgagGAGTATGGCCACTATTCAAACTAGTGCCAtgcaccaaagaagaaggaggaggcgcGTCTCACACATGCTGAGGATGTCGAGCCGGCGCTGCTTCTTGCAATGATGGAGGAGGAGCCTCCGACGCTGCAGGATGCTGTGTTACTCAATGAAGAGAAAGTAATGTCGGAACTGCGCTTGGCTGAAAATGGTGCTGGTACCGGTGATGTCTAGTATTTAGACAATGGTGCAAGTAACCATATGACAGGGGGCAAGGAGAAGTTCTAGGAATTGGACCGGGCAGTGACCGGGAAGGTAAAGTTCGGCAATGGACGGATGGTGGATCGAGGGGAAGGGTTCCATTCTGTTCAGTTTCAAGAATGGAGAACAGTAGCTCCTCAACGACGTGTACTACATTCCAAAACTATGTAGCAACATGGTGAGTCTAGGTCAGCTCATTGAGACAGGCCATTGTCTGACCATGGACGAAGATGAACTGGAAGTATTTGTCAAAATGCCATGGCGATTGATCATGAAGGTAAGGCGAACGATGAATCGCTTGTATCGCATCCAGCTATAGTTGGCACGTCCTGTATGTTTGCTAACTAGATTGGATGAGGCAGCATGATTGTAGCATGCCCAGCTTGGGCATGTTAACTTTCAAGCATTGAAGTTCCTCGTCGATAAGCAAATGGCAGTATGAGTACCGCATATTCTCCCCATCAGTTATAGCACATGTGCCtcgtggtgaagcagacacggCTGCCATTCCCGACAGCGACGAGATATTAAGCAGAGAAGCTGCTCGAACTGCTTCACGTTGACCTGTGTGGGCCAATCACACCATCCACACCCGTGGGTAATTGTTACTTCATGTTGATTGTTGATGATTTCGGCATTTGTGAAGATCAAAGCATTGGCCGAGAATGCAAGTGGGCACCGAGTCAAGGTGTTCAGGTCTGACTGCTGTGGGGAATTTCTTTCTGCTCAGCTCGCGAAGCTGTGCGAGAAGGTGGGGATCTAGCGACATTTCACTGCACCAtgatggctgcacaaccctaggtcaatcTCCTCATatcctcctatatatatatacacactttattgataatcaacaatattcagattgcatctacccattcttacttgtgttctcaattcacttgcagaaaaagccttctttgTGAGATTGACCGtatcttggcacagttgataactacggagtaatggtgtagtggttgcgagggttctcgatctgttctgatcagagcctttgaatcatcaatgtcgaagcttCACCAAATCGATTTATCATATTACTTTCCAGAAAAGTGAGCATGTCCCTATCACTAAGTaacaaaacatcataagaaaTTAGTAGCAACCTATTCTTTACCAAAAAAGCATAAATTACAAGcaataaatttatcttgtgtgTATTCGAAAAAGTGATGTGCTCATCAGATATGGTTAAGGCTTTTTAGGATGGAGAGAGGCCGGAGTCAGCCGTCCAGTAGGAAATTGAAAGGAACCAGTGCAGGAGACCATGAAGAGCGTTTATTACTGATGGTTGGGAAGTGGAGCCATGAGAGGAAAGCTTCACTCCTTGGTATCCCTCGCTTCCAGAGTATTTTGTACTATTCCAGTGTGGATCGTTTAGCTCCAGCCGTATATTTGTCCGAGACATAGCTCATGAGACGAGCCGTCTAAGATAATTTATCTCATACGGTTTCAAAGAAACTATCATAAACAACACGTCTGATATGACAGTGTTGGTTGTAGTGCTCTGTCTTTTATTTTCTCGTTCTCTCTCTGTCTTTGAGTGGATGCCTTCCGCTGAAGTTACCTGTAGAATCATTGTGCATTGTGAAATTTTGTAACAAATCGTAATGAGCTAGGTTCACAGCAAGGGGTGTGCGTAGGGGTGGAAATAGGTGGCAGGAAATTCGAATTATCTGATTTtgtatccgttaaaatacgaatatggatttCGTttttgaaatggatactaaaatggatatatccgaattcgtttttgagattcggatttaaatgtggatatccgaattcgagatatatctgattcgtatccgtatccgccaaccaggaaaccaaattttgctaaaattttagaaatttcatatatgaacgaaattccaacccaatcaaattggaagaaatttcagttaaatttcatcaaattttagttaaatttgatcaaaaatttaaatttctaacatgaattttgaacaaaatttctaaaattccggcccaatcaaataagaacaaatttcaggaaaattttatcaaatttcagtcaaattttttcaaaaatttaaatttccgactTGAATTTCGAAggtcgagtagatatccgaatgcggactCGTATTCTAACTATCTGATTCATATTCGTATTTGAgaatatccggatccgtattcacattcggattaaaatgtggtaaatcgtactatccgaattcgattccatacgtattcgatccgtttccatccctaggtGTGCGACCTTTAAGTATACTCCCAGGAGTTCCTGCTTTTGTTATCCTTATGTATAGTTTAGCTGCCTTTAATTTGACAGCTATGCATAACTTGTTCTTGACAAGTTACTTATGACTCATCCATGATCTATGCACAACCACAAAAAAAGTCAGTGAAGAAATTGTTTACCTATTCACTGCATAAATAGCTTCGATATTCATTTGGAGCACTAATGCGCTACTATGTTTAAGGTAAACTTGACAATTATCATGGCTTCTTAATTAATAGCTGTAATATGGCTTCTTGATATGATTTATTTAATTAACTTTTTGTTAGTTTGTACAGCTTGTTTCACATGTGTACGTTAAGATAGTTTAATTTATTCCATCATCAAACAAAGTGTAAATAGTATATATggtggatttttttatttacatgcCTCGGGACTTTTCTTTGACGCTACTGTATTCAGGGACAAGCTAGCAAATACGAGCTGTGGATGccattattaattaattttatgtttataggGTTCAAAATCAAAAGTTTGCAAATACAtagttttaagaaaaaaatacgtagttttaaagaaaaaattCCAAATCCATAGTATGTGGGGCACCTTATGTAaataacaaaagaaatgcaaacTGCGAGGTAGCCAGACCATGGTGTCGAAGTTGTAGTGTAGGCTAAGCGGTGGCGGACAGGCACTGTCTATCAGGACTAGCTTAGGGTGCCCTAACAGAATTAACAGTGTGGTGTGATGTGGTGAATATAAGTACAAGCATTCAGCTAATTACATATAAAACATCATTGTACTTTCCATCAACATCTTACTGAAAGTCAAGCTATCATATGCCCAGCACTTATTTAGCGCAGCTGGGACTTTATTGCAACAATAATATAACTCTTTACATCTTGCCAACCAATGGATCAAGAATATATATCCACTTGTAGTCAAGAGGAGAACCAGATTCGCTGAGCGGTATACCATTCACAAAGAAGTAGGGTGTCCCGGTCACACCTCGTGCACAACCGTTCTATGAAACAACAGGAAAAAACAAGGTGATTAATTAATATGTGTAAATAAGAGTGTAATATCACAGGGAGGAAAATGTTGTCACCTTGAACGATATCCTTGTGGCTTGATCTGATTGTGAATCATTGAAACCTGCTTTGTATGCCGTCAAATTGTCTTGACCGATGACAGGGACAACAAGGTTGCTGGTTACTTCATCAACCACTGTAGCTCTTGATTTTGTGTAAGTTGGCTGGTTGTAATAACCTTCCTGACAATTGATTTTGTTGTGTTATTTTTTGGAAACTTAGAGATTATCAATACTatgtcaaaaacaaaaaaaaagacacacaattagt
This genomic window from Phragmites australis chromosome 7, lpPhrAust1.1, whole genome shotgun sequence contains:
- the LOC133925384 gene encoding uncharacterized mitochondrial protein AtMg00810-like, which translates into the protein MQNINDSVEARELDFISLYMLVAEEPTTVDQALKQRLYRRSDGDTLLLVGVYVDDLIIIGSSVGAIDYFKLQMKRVFNMCDLCLLAYYLGMEVKQEARGISLCQSSYAGKHFELVVLADCNSCMTLMESKVTLTKKEDAAAVDATKYWSIVGSLRYLVNTRVAIAFAVGLVSRFMEPPTVLHMAAVKHMLRYVRGTLGFVCCYRHLEETEVKLVGYSDNDFASDADDRRSTSGEVFFLGRSLITWASQKQKITALSSCEAEYISVAIAACQGIWLSRLISDLTGAEPMKFWLLVDNKSAIELCRNPIHHDRSKHIDTHFYFIRECANEDKVDIEHVRIEDQVADILTKSLRCVKFAELRQKMGVVEVKMA